A genomic segment from Aspergillus chevalieri M1 DNA, chromosome 7, nearly complete sequence encodes:
- a CDS encoding putative COP9 signalosome subunit 2 (CsnB) (COG:O,T;~EggNog:ENOG410PG16;~InterPro:IPR036390,IPR037750,IPR000717;~PFAM:PF01399;~go_component: GO:0008180 - COP9 signalosome [Evidence IEA]), with the protein MSDDDDFMQDSGDEDYDFEYEDADDDESGDVGIENKYYNAKQMKADNPEEAIDEFLGVPALEEEKSDWGFKGLKQAIKLEFKLERYGDAVEHYRELLTYVKSAVTRNYSEKSINNMLDYIEKGSDDAKAYQCMEEFYSLTLYSFQNTNNERLWLKTNIKLARLWLERKEYGQLSKKVRELHRACQREDGSDDPSRGTYLLELYALEIQMYAETKNNKRLKALYQRALRVRSAVPHPKIMGIIRECGGKMHMSEENWEEAQSDFFESFRNYDEAGSMQRIQVLKYLVLATMLMKSDINPFDSQETKPYKSDPRISAMTDLVDAFQRDDIHTYEAILSKNPDVLADPFIAENIDEVSRNMRTKAILKLIAPYTRFSLNFISKNIKISVQEVQDILSFLILDRKLDAKIDQENGIVVVESNSDVDRLRSLQEWISSLRTLWEATLNGEGFKADEAAQLQGMAAGSMFPLGFGDDGPVGASTMRTRSRGGFKGRGGKVGSRAF; encoded by the exons ATGTCCGACGACGATGATTTCATGCAGGACTCTGGTGACGAGGA TTATGACTTCGAGTATGAAGACGCTGACGACGATGAATCGGGAGACGTTGGGATCGAAAATAAATACTACAACGCCAAGCAGATGAAGGCCGATAATCCAGAGGAGGCTATCGATGAATTTTTAGGTGTACCTGCactggaagaagagaaaagcgATTG GGGATTCAAAGGATTAAAGCAGGCTATCAAGCTTGAATTCAAACTGGAAAGATATGGCGAT GCCGTCGAACACTACCGCGAACTCCTTACCTACGTTAAATCGGCCGTCACACGAAACTACTCGGAAAAATCGATCAATAACATGCTGGATTATATCGAGAAAGGCTCGGACGACGCCAAGGCCTATCAGTGCATGGAGGAGTTCTACTCGTTGACACTCTACTCTTTCCAAAACACCAATAACGAGCGTTTATGGCTGAAGACCAACATCAAGTTGGCCCGTCTTTGGCTGGAGCGCAAGGAGTATGGCCAGCTGAGCAAGAAGGTACGGGAATTACACCGCGCATGCCAGCGGGAAGACGGCTCGGACGATCCCAGCAGAGGTACCTACCTGCTCGAACTCTACGCCCTCGAGATTCAGATGTATGCGGAAACGAAGAACAACAAGCGTCTCAAAGCCCTGTACCAGCGAGCGCTTCGTGTGCGGTCGGCCGTGCCACACCCCAAGATCATGGGAATCATTCGCGAGTGTGGTGGAAAAATGCACATGAGCGAAGAAAACTGGGAGGAGGCACAAAGTGACTTTTTCGAATCGTTTCGGAACTACGACGAGGCAGGATCAATGCAGCGGATCCAGGTGCTTAAGTATCTGGTGTTGGCGACCATGTTGATGAAGTCGGACATCAACCCGTTTGATTCACAGGAAACGAAGCCGTACAAGAGCGACCCACGCATTTCGGCCATGACCGACTTGGTGGATGCGTTCCAGCGGGACGATATCCACACGTACGAAGCAATCCTGAGCAAAAACCCAGACGTGTTGGCCGATCCGTTTATTGCGGAGAACATCGATGAGGTCAGTCGAAATATGCGGACTAAGGCCATTCTCAAGTTGATTGCCCCGTACACGCGATTTTCGTTGAACTTTATCTCCAAAAACATTAAAATCTCCGTGCAGGAAGTTCAGGATATTTTGAGCTTTCTAATTTTGGACAGAAAACTCGACGCTAAAATCGACCAAGAAAATGGTATTGTGGTGGTCGAAAGTAATAGCGACGTGGATCGATTACGATCTCTCCAGGAGTGGATCTCGTCGCTGCGGACGCTATGGGAAGCAACCCTGAACGGCGAGGGGTTCAAGGCGGACGAGGCTGCGCAGCTTCAGGGTATGGCGGCCGGATCCATGTTCCCATTGGGATTTGGCGATGACGGTCCAGTGGGGGCAAGTACTATGCGTACCCGATCACGGGGCGGATTCAAAGGCCGGGGAGGAAAGGTCGGATCGAGGGCGTTTTAG